One Actinomadura viridis genomic region harbors:
- a CDS encoding DUF4253 domain-containing protein, whose translation MDDLELRLDLPGDLPQLFADATVERTLPVGLPDGEVVWPDPGYPQHQAVLRPAFWISDEPVGGELWARLRARHPESGLWPLLLDETDQPWAAGQVAPEPVADVANYAPGAFMYEVWGDWSEQASEDDIDDLAPFGLHCPGPAEPGHLLEDPGTVADRHARVLARREHSLGLVAVDRGADALAAIGWQGALNHNEWTAPLAAVVRSWEDRFGARVIGLGFNTLELSVAAPPVTTRHAVHVAAEHWAFCPDILFQGPGTLTGYAEEIRGKTWWSFWWD comes from the coding sequence ATGGACGACCTTGAGCTCCGGCTGGACCTGCCGGGCGACCTGCCTCAGCTGTTCGCCGACGCCACCGTCGAGCGGACGCTGCCGGTCGGGCTGCCCGACGGGGAGGTGGTCTGGCCGGACCCCGGCTACCCGCAGCACCAGGCGGTGCTGCGGCCCGCGTTCTGGATCAGCGACGAGCCGGTGGGCGGTGAGCTGTGGGCCCGGCTGCGGGCCAGGCACCCCGAGTCCGGGCTGTGGCCGCTGCTGCTGGACGAGACCGACCAGCCGTGGGCGGCCGGGCAGGTCGCGCCCGAGCCCGTCGCCGACGTCGCCAACTACGCCCCCGGCGCGTTCATGTACGAGGTGTGGGGCGACTGGTCGGAGCAGGCGTCCGAGGACGACATCGACGACCTCGCCCCGTTCGGGCTGCACTGCCCGGGGCCGGCCGAGCCCGGCCACCTCCTGGAGGACCCCGGCACGGTGGCCGACCGGCACGCGCGGGTCCTGGCGCGGCGCGAGCATTCGCTGGGCCTGGTCGCGGTGGACCGGGGCGCCGACGCCCTGGCCGCGATCGGCTGGCAGGGCGCGCTGAACCACAACGAGTGGACCGCGCCCCTCGCCGCCGTCGTGCGCAGCTGGGAGGACCGCTTCGGGGCCCGCGTCATCGGCCTCGGTTTCAACACCCTCGAACTGAGCGTGGCCGCCCCGCCGGTGACCACCCGGCACGCCGTGCACGTGGCGGCCGAGCACTGGGCCTTCTGCCCGGACATCCTCTTCCAGGGGCCGGGCACGCTCACCGGCTACGCCGAGGAGATCCGCGGCAAGACCTGGTGGTCCTTCTGGTGGGACTGA
- a CDS encoding peptidoglycan-binding domain-containing protein codes for MSAPPFQPPLMKYPPITRGPGVQRWQQQMRARGWNIAPDGEYGPISRRVCQNFQREHYLDPDGVVGPITWRAAWEAPGTVPPPAPPDVLQVGSYGEAVRTWEKQVDSRGWTIRNIDGAYDEETADVCRSMQSALGLPVTGRVDYRTWDAAWRERAAIPA; via the coding sequence ATGTCGGCACCACCGTTCCAACCGCCACTGATGAAGTACCCGCCGATCACGAGAGGTCCCGGCGTCCAGCGGTGGCAGCAGCAGATGAGGGCGCGCGGCTGGAACATCGCCCCGGACGGGGAGTACGGCCCGATCAGCCGGCGCGTCTGCCAGAACTTCCAGCGCGAGCACTACCTGGATCCCGACGGCGTCGTCGGCCCGATCACCTGGAGGGCGGCGTGGGAGGCACCCGGCACGGTGCCTCCGCCGGCACCTCCCGATGTGCTGCAGGTCGGCTCCTACGGGGAGGCCGTCAGGACATGGGAGAAGCAGGTGGACAGCCGCGGCTGGACGATCAGGAACATCGACGGCGCCTACGACGAGGAGACCGCCGACGTGTGCAGGTCCATGCAGAGCGCCTTGGGCCTGCCCGTGACAGGGAGGGTCGACTACCGGACCTGGGACGCCGCCTGGCGTGAGAGGGCGGCGATACCCGCCTGA
- a CDS encoding zinc metalloprotease encodes MTEYNPYPVPRRDLCGAMHVHRRLLNESMTYRAQRARIENRALQYATGRRASVRTGVLTVPVVVHVVHHPDVPEQNIGVEQIHSQIDVLNRDYRAANPDVSRVPDVWKPLAADAQIEFALATVDPLGAPTDGIVRAETGQAEFDVDDGVKSSATGGSDPWPTDQYLNIWVCRLGGGLLGYAQFPGGPPQTDGVVILYTAFGTTGTAAAPYDGGRTATHEIGHWLDLFHIWGDDDGACSNDDRVADTPNQADSNMGKPSFPHVTCDNGPNGDMFMNYMDYVDDDSMFMFTRGQRERINACLEGARASFLVARQAAPAKEPAKEPAKEPAKEPAKEPAVPGAAAHDGDVERLLHDSERLTREVLNDIQDALGLVGHRSGG; translated from the coding sequence ATGACCGAATACAACCCCTACCCGGTGCCGAGACGTGACCTGTGCGGAGCCATGCACGTCCACCGCCGCCTGCTGAACGAGAGCATGACCTACCGCGCGCAGCGGGCGCGGATCGAGAACCGGGCGCTCCAGTACGCGACCGGACGGCGCGCCTCCGTGCGCACAGGGGTGCTCACCGTTCCCGTCGTCGTCCATGTCGTGCACCACCCGGACGTCCCCGAGCAGAACATCGGCGTCGAGCAGATCCACAGCCAGATCGACGTCCTCAACCGGGACTACCGGGCCGCCAACCCGGACGTGTCACGGGTGCCGGACGTGTGGAAGCCGCTGGCCGCGGACGCCCAGATCGAGTTCGCCCTCGCGACGGTGGATCCGCTGGGCGCCCCGACCGACGGGATCGTCCGGGCCGAGACCGGGCAGGCCGAGTTCGACGTCGACGACGGGGTGAAGTCCAGCGCCACCGGAGGCTCCGATCCGTGGCCGACCGACCAGTACCTCAACATCTGGGTCTGCCGGCTGGGCGGCGGCCTGCTGGGCTACGCGCAGTTCCCCGGCGGCCCCCCGCAGACCGACGGCGTGGTCATCCTGTACACGGCCTTCGGGACGACCGGTACCGCCGCGGCCCCGTATGACGGGGGCCGTACCGCCACCCACGAGATCGGCCACTGGCTCGACCTCTTCCACATCTGGGGCGACGACGACGGCGCTTGCAGCAACGACGACCGGGTGGCCGACACGCCGAACCAGGCGGACTCCAACATGGGCAAGCCCTCCTTCCCGCATGTCACGTGCGACAACGGCCCGAACGGCGACATGTTCATGAACTACATGGACTACGTCGACGACGACTCCATGTTCATGTTCACCCGGGGGCAGCGCGAGCGGATCAACGCCTGCCTGGAGGGGGCGCGGGCATCGTTCCTGGTCGCGCGCCAGGCCGCGCCCGCCAAGGAGCCCGCCAAGGAGCCCGCCAAGGAGCCCGCCAAGGAGCCCGCCAAGGAGCCCGCCGTGCCCGGCGCCGCGGCGCACGACGGCGACGTCGAACGGCTCCTGCACGACTCCGAGCGGCTGACGCGGGAGGTCCTCAACGACATCCAGGACGCCCTCGGGCTCGTCGGCCACCGCTCCGGCGGATGA
- a CDS encoding ATP-binding SpoIIE family protein phosphatase, producing MDASGEILQFDRNAAAVLADAPEDLLGAKLGEVIPGAQVPLDEALRFERERTTMLTVESRQGATYDAVVTVHPMNGSSPDLAALAVVRVPVPLADRFLDPAVIRRALLEDSLPRLGSTLDLELLARGLMSVLVPHFCNAGALLLLESLVDADEPPPQSLRGGSPALRRMAVAFDDGDQAWDATFPTGEVFSYPAGTPYVRCMETGAPVLLGLGGEGAARIAEAWRRPPVGDLLKGASMLILPIFADGSMLGFFVCTRNVAHRPFDAYDIEIGMEFASRAAIFIESARRYGRERATALTLQRSMLPTGLSAPSSVEVHHRYLPGSRLIEVGGDWYESIALPGGRVALVVGDVAGHGVRAAVTMGRLRTAIHTLAALELPPAEALERLDSLMRTMGEREPHFATCAYVVYDAVTGRCEVASAGHLPPLLAPPDGDAAFLDVPPAPPLGIGDDPIVTREFTVEDGTLLFLYTDGLVENRARDIDDGLARLRRTFARGAAARPLEELCQAALDGVFDDQHRDDIAMLVARLCRIPDDHHVSWELPADPAAVRRARGLIRARLEGWGLGELSPATELLASELVTNAIQHAGGRLTLRLVREGGLVCEVFDASDGRPRIRHDEEAGMAESGRGLHVVGRLAQRWGVRRTSGGKAVWAEQELP from the coding sequence ATGGATGCGTCGGGCGAAATCCTCCAGTTCGATCGCAACGCCGCGGCCGTGCTGGCCGACGCCCCCGAGGATCTGCTGGGCGCGAAGCTGGGAGAGGTGATCCCCGGAGCACAGGTCCCGCTGGACGAGGCGCTGCGATTCGAGCGCGAGCGCACCACGATGCTCACGGTCGAGTCCCGCCAGGGCGCCACCTACGACGCCGTGGTCACCGTGCACCCGATGAACGGGAGCAGCCCGGACCTGGCCGCGCTGGCGGTCGTCCGCGTGCCGGTCCCGCTGGCCGACCGCTTCCTCGACCCGGCGGTGATCCGGCGCGCCCTGCTGGAGGACTCGCTGCCGCGCCTGGGCTCCACGCTCGACCTGGAACTGCTGGCCCGCGGGCTGATGAGCGTCCTGGTCCCGCACTTCTGCAACGCCGGCGCCCTGCTGCTGCTGGAGAGCCTGGTGGACGCCGACGAGCCTCCGCCGCAGTCGCTGCGCGGCGGGTCGCCCGCGCTGCGCCGGATGGCGGTCGCCTTCGACGACGGCGACCAGGCGTGGGACGCCACCTTCCCCACCGGCGAGGTGTTCAGCTACCCGGCGGGCACCCCGTACGTGCGGTGCATGGAGACCGGCGCCCCGGTGCTGCTGGGGCTGGGCGGCGAGGGCGCGGCGCGGATCGCCGAGGCATGGCGCCGCCCCCCGGTGGGCGACCTGCTCAAGGGCGCCTCGATGCTGATCCTGCCGATCTTCGCCGACGGGTCGATGCTCGGCTTCTTCGTCTGCACCCGCAACGTGGCGCACCGCCCGTTCGACGCCTACGACATCGAGATCGGGATGGAGTTCGCCAGCCGGGCCGCGATCTTCATCGAGAGCGCCCGCCGGTACGGCCGGGAACGCGCCACCGCGCTCACCCTCCAGCGGAGCATGCTGCCGACCGGGCTGTCGGCGCCGTCCTCGGTCGAGGTGCACCACCGCTACCTGCCCGGCAGCCGCCTCATCGAGGTCGGCGGTGACTGGTACGAGTCGATCGCGCTGCCCGGCGGCCGGGTCGCCCTGGTGGTCGGCGACGTGGCGGGGCACGGCGTGCGGGCCGCGGTGACGATGGGCCGGCTGCGCACCGCGATCCACACCCTGGCCGCGCTGGAGCTGCCGCCGGCCGAGGCGCTGGAGCGGCTCGACTCGCTGATGCGCACCATGGGCGAGCGCGAGCCGCACTTCGCCACCTGCGCCTACGTGGTCTACGACGCGGTGACCGGGCGCTGCGAGGTGGCCAGCGCCGGGCACCTGCCGCCGCTGCTCGCGCCGCCGGACGGCGACGCGGCGTTCCTGGACGTGCCGCCCGCCCCGCCGCTGGGCATCGGTGATGACCCCATCGTCACGCGCGAGTTCACCGTCGAGGACGGCACGCTGCTGTTCCTCTACACCGACGGGCTGGTGGAGAACCGCGCCCGCGACATCGACGACGGACTGGCCCGGCTCCGCCGCACCTTCGCCCGCGGCGCCGCGGCCCGCCCGCTGGAGGAGCTGTGCCAGGCGGCGCTGGACGGGGTGTTCGACGACCAGCACCGCGACGACATCGCGATGCTGGTCGCCCGGCTGTGCCGCATCCCCGACGACCACCACGTCTCCTGGGAGCTGCCCGCGGATCCGGCCGCGGTCCGGCGCGCCCGCGGGCTGATCCGCGCCCGGCTGGAGGGCTGGGGCCTGGGCGAGCTGTCGCCCGCCACCGAGCTGCTGGCCTCCGAGCTGGTCACCAACGCGATCCAGCATGCCGGCGGCCGGCTCACCCTGCGCCTGGTGCGCGAGGGCGGGCTGGTGTGCGAGGTCTTCGACGCCTCCGACGGCCGTCCCCGGATCCGGCACGACGAGGAGGCGGGGATGGCCGAGTCGGGCCGTGGCCTGCACGTGGTGGGCCGCCTGGCGCAGCGCTGGGGCGTCCGCCGCACCTCCGGCGGCAAGGCGGTGTGGGCCGAGCAGGAGCTCCCCTAG
- a CDS encoding spermidine synthase, with translation MARKAKGARVHLDVHPVAGGEAELLRDADRDGGWVLCVGGVPQSYVDLDDPTYLDFEYMRLMGDVVDCLAPEGQALDAVHIGGAGCTLPRYIAATRPGSRQVVFEPDAELVRLVRERLPVKKVPGLKIRIVDGRSGTAALPDGADDLLVMDAFAEASMPVELATREFTLEAARVLRPGGVYLMNVADGFRLPYARRVAATVRSVFRHALLLGEPAVLRGRRFGNLIVAASREPLPVAELTRRAAGGAVRARLVEGDDLGAFCGGAAPLHDGEDVQAPVPPPQVFGRP, from the coding sequence ATGGCACGGAAGGCGAAAGGGGCCCGGGTGCACCTGGACGTGCACCCCGTCGCCGGCGGCGAGGCGGAGCTGCTGCGCGACGCCGACCGTGACGGCGGGTGGGTGCTGTGCGTGGGCGGCGTGCCCCAGTCCTACGTCGACCTCGACGACCCCACCTACCTCGACTTCGAGTACATGCGGCTGATGGGCGACGTGGTCGACTGCCTGGCGCCGGAGGGGCAGGCCCTGGACGCCGTCCACATCGGCGGCGCCGGCTGCACCCTGCCGCGCTACATCGCCGCGACCCGGCCCGGCTCGCGCCAGGTGGTGTTCGAGCCCGACGCGGAGCTGGTGCGGCTGGTGCGCGAGCGGCTTCCGGTCAAGAAGGTCCCCGGCCTGAAGATCCGGATCGTCGACGGGCGGTCCGGGACGGCCGCCCTGCCCGACGGGGCCGACGACCTGCTGGTGATGGACGCGTTCGCGGAGGCGTCCATGCCGGTCGAGCTGGCCACCCGCGAGTTCACGCTGGAGGCGGCGCGGGTGCTGCGGCCGGGCGGGGTCTACCTGATGAACGTCGCCGACGGGTTCCGGCTGCCGTACGCCCGGCGGGTGGCCGCCACCGTGCGGTCGGTGTTCCGGCACGCGCTGCTGCTCGGCGAGCCCGCCGTGCTGCGCGGGCGGCGGTTCGGCAACCTCATCGTCGCCGCCTCGCGGGAACCGCTGCCGGTCGCCGAGCTCACCCGGCGGGCCGCGGGCGGCGCCGTCCGCGCCCGGCTGGTGGAGGGCGACGACCTCGGCGCCTTCTGCGGCGGCGCCGCGCCGCTGCACGACGGCGAGGACGTCCAGGCGCCGGTGCCGCCGCCGCAGGTCTTCGGGCGCCCGTAG
- a CDS encoding ABC transporter ATP-binding protein has protein sequence MAEPSAAADRDRPILEVEGLVKHYPVTQGVLIKREVGRVKAVDGVDLELRRGETLGVVGESGCGKSTLARLLLAAERPTAGTVRFEGRDVFALPRRELRALRRRIQMVLQDPYSSLNPRMTVGDIVGEPFAVHPEVAPKGERRARVQELLELVGLDPDHVGRYPHQFSGGQRQRVGIARALALRPDVIVCDEPVSALDVSVQAQVMNLLEELQAELGLAYVFIAHDLAAVRHISDRIAVMYLGKVVETGDERQIYEDPTHPYTQALLSAVPVPDPEPSGPDRRIVLEGDPPSPLDPPSGCRFRTRCWKAGDVCADEEPALVERPGSAHPSACHFAAVRETAS, from the coding sequence GTGGCTGAACCGTCCGCCGCAGCGGACCGGGACCGCCCGATCCTGGAGGTCGAGGGGCTGGTCAAGCACTACCCCGTCACCCAGGGCGTGCTGATCAAACGGGAGGTGGGCCGGGTCAAGGCCGTCGACGGCGTGGACCTGGAGCTGCGCCGCGGCGAGACCCTCGGCGTGGTCGGGGAGTCCGGCTGCGGCAAGTCCACGCTCGCCCGGCTGCTGCTGGCCGCCGAGCGGCCCACCGCGGGCACGGTCCGGTTCGAGGGCCGCGACGTCTTCGCGCTGCCGCGCCGCGAGCTGCGGGCGCTGCGCCGCCGGATCCAGATGGTGCTGCAGGACCCCTACTCGTCCCTCAACCCGAGGATGACGGTCGGCGACATCGTCGGCGAGCCGTTCGCCGTCCACCCCGAGGTCGCGCCCAAGGGGGAGCGGCGCGCCCGCGTCCAGGAACTGCTGGAACTGGTCGGGCTGGACCCCGACCACGTCGGCCGCTACCCGCACCAGTTCTCCGGCGGGCAGCGCCAGCGCGTCGGCATCGCCCGCGCCCTGGCGCTGCGCCCCGACGTGATCGTGTGCGACGAGCCCGTCTCCGCCCTGGACGTGTCGGTGCAGGCGCAGGTGATGAACCTGCTGGAGGAGCTGCAGGCCGAGCTGGGGCTGGCGTACGTGTTCATCGCGCACGACCTGGCCGCCGTCCGGCACATCTCCGACCGGATCGCGGTGATGTACCTCGGCAAGGTCGTCGAGACGGGCGACGAGCGGCAGATCTACGAGGACCCCACGCACCCCTACACCCAGGCGCTGCTGTCGGCGGTGCCCGTTCCCGATCCGGAACCGTCCGGGCCGGACCGGCGGATCGTGCTGGAGGGCGACCCGCCCTCGCCGCTCGACCCGCCGTCCGGCTGCCGGTTCCGCACCCGCTGCTGGAAGGCCGGGGACGTGTGCGCGGACGAGGAGCCGGCGCTGGTGGAGCGGCCCGGCTCCGCCCACCCCAGCGCCTGCCACTTCGCCGCCGTACGCGAAACCGCGTCGTAG
- a CDS encoding ABC transporter ATP-binding protein, whose amino-acid sequence MPEEAPLLEVADLHVEFRVRDQDVRAVNGLSYTLTEGETVAILGESGSGKSVAAQAVMGILDSPPARVTAGSVRLRGQELLNLPERRRRAYRGERISMIFQDALTALNPVFTVGDQICEMYQVHRGMRRKEARARAVELMERVRIPSPRERLGDHPHQFSGGMRQRIMIAMALALEPDVLIADEPTTALDVTVQAQIMRLLADLQDELRMGMVLITHDLGVVAGVADRIVVMYAGSVAEQAPARDLYARPAHPYTAGLLASVPRLDRSGERLVPIKGAPPNPAALPPGCPFRPRCPRAEAVCGERRPPLVEVAPGHAAACHFAEEVHRG is encoded by the coding sequence ATGCCAGAAGAAGCGCCGCTGCTGGAGGTGGCGGACCTGCACGTGGAGTTCCGCGTGCGCGACCAGGACGTCCGGGCCGTCAACGGGCTCTCCTACACCCTCACCGAGGGCGAGACGGTCGCGATCCTCGGCGAGTCGGGATCGGGCAAGAGCGTGGCGGCGCAGGCGGTGATGGGGATCCTGGACAGCCCGCCCGCGCGCGTCACCGCGGGCTCGGTGCGGCTGCGCGGGCAGGAGCTGCTGAACCTCCCCGAACGGCGCCGCCGCGCCTACCGCGGCGAGCGGATCTCGATGATCTTCCAGGACGCGCTGACGGCGCTCAACCCGGTCTTCACCGTGGGCGACCAGATCTGCGAGATGTACCAGGTGCACCGCGGGATGCGGCGCAAGGAGGCCAGGGCCAGGGCGGTCGAGCTGATGGAACGGGTGCGGATCCCCTCGCCCCGCGAGCGGCTCGGCGACCATCCGCACCAGTTCTCCGGCGGCATGCGCCAGCGCATCATGATCGCGATGGCGCTGGCGCTGGAACCGGACGTGCTGATCGCCGACGAGCCCACCACGGCCCTGGACGTGACCGTCCAGGCCCAGATCATGCGGCTGCTCGCCGACCTCCAGGACGAGCTGCGCATGGGCATGGTCCTCATCACCCACGACCTGGGCGTGGTCGCCGGGGTCGCCGACCGCATCGTGGTCATGTACGCGGGATCGGTGGCCGAGCAGGCGCCCGCCCGCGACCTGTACGCCCGGCCCGCGCACCCCTACACCGCCGGGCTGCTGGCCTCGGTGCCGCGGCTGGACCGCAGCGGCGAACGGCTCGTGCCGATCAAGGGTGCGCCGCCCAACCCGGCCGCGCTGCCCCCGGGCTGCCCGTTCCGCCCCCGCTGCCCCCGGGCCGAGGCGGTCTGCGGCGAGCGCCGCCCGCCGCTGGTGGAGGTGGCGCCCGGCCACGCCGCCGCCTGCCACTTCGCCGAGGAGGTGCACCGTGGCTGA
- a CDS encoding ABC transporter permease, which translates to MKDADGPDGPDLTGLGGPGPSTGGEGAGGAAAQGAAAAAVAGAGGPVGVAAGGRPASLWQDAWRDLRRRWVFWWATAVLALVGVMAVAPGLFTDRGKNEGCDPNAARLGPGGDHPFGTDLAGCDYFAHVVHGARPTLMIGVAVTLFALLIAMVFGMLAGYYGGLLDTVVARITDVFFGLPFVLGATVILVAFPGHGIGAMTLVLVLLGWTTMIRIMRAQVIAVRDADYVQAARLLGASDRRIMLRHILPNALAPVIVVATLNVGNVISGEATLDFLGVGLQYPQVSWGLQLNLAQSYFVEHPHLLVFPAVFLSATVLSFLLLGDAVRDALDPKLR; encoded by the coding sequence ATGAAGGATGCGGACGGGCCGGACGGCCCGGACCTCACGGGACTCGGCGGCCCGGGCCCGTCCACCGGCGGTGAGGGCGCGGGCGGTGCCGCCGCCCAGGGCGCGGCGGCGGCGGCCGTGGCGGGGGCGGGCGGCCCGGTGGGCGTCGCGGCCGGCGGGCGCCCGGCGTCGCTGTGGCAGGACGCCTGGCGCGACCTGCGGCGGCGCTGGGTGTTCTGGTGGGCGACGGCGGTCCTGGCCCTGGTCGGCGTGATGGCGGTGGCGCCCGGCCTGTTCACCGACCGCGGCAAGAACGAGGGCTGCGACCCCAACGCCGCCCGGCTCGGCCCCGGCGGCGACCACCCGTTCGGCACCGACCTGGCCGGCTGCGACTACTTCGCGCACGTGGTGCACGGCGCCCGGCCCACCCTGATGATCGGGGTCGCGGTCACGCTGTTCGCGCTGCTGATCGCCATGGTGTTCGGGATGCTGGCCGGCTACTACGGCGGGCTGCTGGACACCGTGGTCGCCCGGATCACCGACGTCTTCTTCGGGCTGCCCTTCGTGCTGGGCGCCACCGTCATCCTGGTCGCCTTCCCCGGCCACGGGATCGGCGCCATGACGCTGGTGCTGGTCCTGCTGGGCTGGACCACCATGATCCGCATCATGCGGGCCCAGGTGATCGCCGTCCGGGACGCCGACTACGTCCAGGCCGCCCGGCTGCTGGGCGCCTCGGACCGGCGGATCATGCTGCGGCACATCCTCCCCAACGCGCTCGCGCCGGTGATCGTGGTGGCCACGCTGAACGTGGGCAACGTCATCTCCGGCGAGGCCACGCTGGACTTCCTCGGCGTCGGCCTGCAGTACCCGCAGGTGTCCTGGGGCCTCCAGCTCAACCTGGCGCAGTCCTACTTCGTCGAGCATCCGCACCTGCTGGTGTTCCCCGCGGTGTTCCTGTCGGCGACGGTGCTGAGCTTCCTGCTGCTCGGCGACGCCGTCCGGGACGCCCTCGACCCGAAACTCCGGTGA
- a CDS encoding ABC transporter permease, with product MWRYVLRRLLQAVPVFLGTTLLIYAMVFALPGDPIQALAGDKPVPESVQQTLRERYNLDDPLLIQYGKYMLGLLQGDLGENYTGQKVSEMLGGRWGVTVQLALTAWVFELLLGIALGVWAGLRRGRLADTLVLGGTTLMIAVPVFVLGYTAQILLGVHWQIFPTAGTDDGWPLSYLLPGMVLGSLGLSYVARLTRTSLAENLRADYVRTARAKGLTRARVVGRHTLRNSLIPVVTYLGVDFGALMGGAIVTEGIFNLPGIGQQVFQSIQLKEGPVVVGAVTVLVLIFLLVNLLVDLLYGVLDPRIRYE from the coding sequence ATGTGGCGCTACGTCCTCCGGCGGCTCCTGCAGGCGGTCCCCGTCTTCCTCGGCACCACGCTGCTCATCTACGCGATGGTGTTCGCGCTGCCGGGCGATCCGATCCAGGCGCTCGCCGGGGACAAGCCCGTTCCCGAGTCGGTGCAGCAGACCCTCCGCGAGCGCTACAACCTCGACGACCCGCTGCTGATCCAGTACGGCAAGTACATGCTGGGCCTGCTCCAGGGCGACCTCGGGGAGAACTACACCGGCCAGAAGGTCTCGGAGATGCTCGGCGGGCGGTGGGGCGTCACCGTGCAGCTCGCGCTCACCGCCTGGGTCTTCGAGCTGCTGCTCGGCATCGCGCTGGGCGTGTGGGCCGGGCTGCGCCGCGGGAGGCTGGCCGACACCCTCGTGCTGGGCGGCACCACCCTGATGATCGCGGTCCCGGTGTTCGTGCTCGGCTACACCGCGCAGATCCTGCTCGGCGTGCACTGGCAGATCTTCCCCACCGCCGGGACCGACGACGGCTGGCCGCTCAGCTACCTGCTGCCCGGCATGGTGCTCGGGTCGCTGGGCCTGTCGTACGTGGCGCGGCTGACCCGCACCAGCCTGGCGGAGAACCTGCGGGCCGACTACGTGCGCACCGCCCGCGCCAAGGGCCTCACCCGGGCCCGGGTCGTGGGCCGGCACACGCTGCGCAACTCGCTGATCCCCGTGGTGACCTACCTCGGCGTCGACTTCGGCGCGCTGATGGGCGGCGCCATCGTCACCGAGGGGATCTTCAACCTGCCCGGCATCGGCCAGCAGGTGTTCCAGTCGATCCAGCTCAAGGAGGGGCCGGTGGTGGTCGGCGCGGTCACCGTGCTGGTGCTGATCTTCCTGCTGGTCAACCTGCTCGTGGACCTGCTGTACGGGGTGCTGGATCCCCGGATCCGCTACGAATGA